The window TGGTCCATCCAAGGAATATTCCACACCATGATCGGTTCTGATCTTGTACCAACTTACCATATGGACGAAAAATAAATGCTAAACATGCAGGTTTGGTGGATAACCAAACTCAATTATAGAGACCTTCTCTGCCCAAATTCGATGGTCATGCcaattgatccagaccatccaatcaatggaccAACTTTTGATGGCCATACAAAAAGAGAGTTCCCTAGACGAAGTTGAATCATTCATTCCTGGCACTTTGAGGCTATTCCCAACCGATTGGACGGTCAAGATAAATGATCATGACAGCTGCTTGAACTGGCAGAGATGGCTTATTTCAGGCACTGGCGTGTAAACGAGGGCACTAAGATACGCGTTTGCTACATTTACTTAATGGGACAACTCATTCATGGCACAAATGGCGTACATGCATATCAATCCAAATCATCTTAAACCACATACCAAATAATTCTAACCGctgattggacggttaggatcatccaataagCTCATAGTTTTGTTCAAAGCTAAATCCACACCGCAGCCCACAATGTGAACAGCCGAATACTCCAAAATTGTGACGAACTCACACTGTAATTTTGCGGCCCCTGCCGCATTCCAGACTGACCAGGTGACAgaaaatcctaaccgtccaatcagTGGCCATTAATGGCACATAGACGGCCACGACTGAGTTGATGACAGATGGGCAATTTTGTTGATATCCGCCAAACCAGAACCACCTCAGTCCATGCCACTGTACAGAAAGTAACGTCCGTTCCTCTTCTTCCCGAAAATTTCCCACTGTTAATTTCTGTGGGCCCTTACGTATGCCCCAGAAATAACCACCCTTCAATCCTTCTATATATACACGAAGCTTCCCTCTTCATttcctcacctctctctctctctctctctctctctctctctctctctctccagaaaACCACCCACCCATCTTCCCAAAACCGGTTTTCCACACACCCATCTGCCCAAATCCGGTTTTCCATAATAAATTCCCGGTTTTTACGTTTCCAAAACCGCCCACATTGCACTTTCTCAAGACCATACACCATTCCTCCGTGTATATTCGTTATCTCCAAATGGCGAAAGGTGGGAAGCTTGCTAAGCTGAAATGCATGATCAAGAAATGGCAGTCAGCCAGCAAGCTTGGCCGTACGAACAGCAGCATCTCTGCCAACGATGACTACGACGGGTCGTGGCGGGCCGCGCCGGCGGGTCAGGTTGACGGGCTCCAGGCAGTCTATGTCGGAAAGTCTCGGAGACGGTACCTCATCAGCTCCCACCTTGTCGACCACCCGCTCTTCCGGGAGCTCGCTGACAGGTCATCACCAGGTGGGCCCAACGACGCTATGATCGTTGGCTGTGAGGTTGTGCTCTTTGAACACCTGCTCTGGATGCTGGAGAATGCCGATCCGCAGCCGGAGTCTCTTGATGAGCTCGTCGAGTTCTATGCATGCTGAGGATCTCCGGTGACCGGAGAAATATCGGCGGGGGTGGCCTTTGTGTATTTATTTATGATGCAGGGATAGAGTTGTAAATTTTGGAAATAATTTACGTTATGAGAGGTAGATTAGAAATATAGGAagtgaaaagagaagagaaagtcccttttggacggtgaggattaacCCATTTGATATGCTAATCTTAAGAGGACCTGATGGGGATTGTTGTTTtctctttttgtttttaattaCTACATTttctttaattaaaattttttatggttatatattcctctctctctctctcatgttaaTGAATTGTGGAACTCATGCACTGCTATCTagaccatcctctctctctctctctctctctctctctctctctctctctcattaggcTATTGTGATAGTCCCCCAccatttgaaaatggtggtgactcatgtTTCTGAATTGTGGAACACATGCActgccatccagaccatccaaattatgggacaCCTTGTTAAATATTGAATCATATATCCAAAATCACACTCATTAAGCAACCTAACCATACAATTAATGGGTGTAAATGAATTGGTAAAAGAAAGATAGTACTGATCTGAATTCCAAGTACAGAATCATAAGGTTAAAATCATCTTCCCTATGcaaaattttttctttattatccaTCTACAATTGGATTAACgatttggacggtcaggatctcGGTATAACGATGTTCTAGATGTGATTGAGGAGTCACCACCAgttttaaaatgattataaaaTATTCTAAGAGTCTAGCGCCATCGCGCgcgcccaccccccccccccccccccaaaaaaaaaaaaaaaaaaaaaatccctcatGGTTACAACTCAACCGAGTTCTCTTGTGAGGTCTTACGAGGGCAaaaatgtcaaataaaaataattcttatTTGTGGTGCCAATGATTGGGTTGTTAGAGATGCTTAGCACCAATCACCACAAATAgggctcttttttttaaaaaaataataaatataagtTTTTAATTATTTCACAATCCAAGCAGTTTTTAGATACTGTTTGGGTGTACCTAAATTGTTGTTTGTGGGGCTTCCCAAGCATACTTAAAATGTTGAGAAAAACTATGATACTCTAGCAATTTGTTTGCGATGGATGATATGTAGGCACTTGAAAGTCCATAAAAGTAATTcaacttaaaattttcaaaatatgggTCCCATTTATAATGTATTGTGAAAACAAACTGCGGTTATCTGATTATTTGAGTGCTAtaggattggtggatatttattggacggttaaatgaaaatatccaatggcccTGTTTCAAAAAATATGTGCCCAAGAATAAGAGGTTGGGCTGTTAGTGTTTACCCTTTAAAGTTGGGCCCACACACGACACCTGTGCGCAGACGGTGGATCTTCCAAATGAGTTTTTTGGGAGGGACTAATTAGGCTATGGTCATACATATGCACATAGAATCTAAGTGTACTTAATTTCTTTTCATGTGGGGAATTAGAAGTACTGTTGGACTACCTTTCTTATGAGGGTGTAGAGATGTTATTAAAATGGAATTCATGTAATCACTCGAATCAATTGGTCTTCATGCATTCATATGCAAAAGGACTCTATTTAGAGACATAATTGTGTCATTTGTAACTGGTATGGGGGGTCGCCAAATGTTCTTCCTTTTTCTTACTCTATTCCAGTGAAAAAATATCTCACCAGTGGGAGTTGAGAACCAGGCGTCCTTTTATAAGGTATTATGTCAGCGGTGACGTTATAAAAAATGCATTGAATAtaccgaaaaataaaaataaaattcaattacTTCATTTCACTAGGTTGAATCACGTAGAAatatacgttgtccttaaagggtgattcacccccttattaattgttgatgggttacaggcgaattgcttccagaaTAAGACAAGCTTGTATGGATCcggcgtgcagcaatcacgatgaGTTCACTTAGGAATAATTCAATGCAGCAAATTGTCTGGCAGAATCAAACAGTGAATGTGTTTTAATAGTATTCTAAAATGAGATATTATCTGGAGAATTTGATGAAAAGTGCAAAGTGCGCTAACTAGTGCCACTACAGCCGCATTGCCCACACCCTCCCCCTCGCCCACGCCCAGGTCCGATTGCGTGCGCACATATGTTTGCATGCGTGTGTTAAGACTACTTATATAAATCTTAAATCTTCAAAGTTTCAAGTAATTAGAATACTACACACACATCCACATATAAACTCCAAATCTTCTCCTATCATTTTCGATGTGGAACAAAAGCACACATTGCACTTTTCCATTTGAAATTCCTGAAAATCGTTTTGGcagcaaaatttcaaaatatttgaaattttgaattattttttcaaaaaaccacaaatttcaacaggTGAATCCTATCCTTCAATGGACTCGTCACATATTTCTCGAATGAGGAAGAGATAAGCCATAGCTTCTTCGATAAATGTGAGTTTGATAACCTCGGGTCCACATGAGAATTGTACTTGCCACTATTTCATTGAACCTTACATAGTGCCACTTTGAATGAACCAAATTGTCAATTCGATTGCATATATTAATGATGCTATGTATAGCTTATGATTCTTACATTCTTCCACTTGAATCACTCATGTCATTTAAATATATGCAATGGATTTGATGCCATGTGTGGTCCATAATTCTAATATTCTCTCGCGTAGGTAACTCATAACATTAAGTTATATGAAATAGATTAATATGTATATGTCTATTACATACTTTATGAGctcaaaaaactttacaagaTATATATAAATGGATTATGGACAATAACATGTATAATTCGGTCCATTAAGACCACTGAGACAGGACAATAACATTTGTCTTTACATTTATCAAAGTGAGACAGACATAATCATGAATATCAGTACTCCCAACAATATGGATCCTAATAGTTTGGGCATGTGATATGAATATCTAATCCCAAGCATAGCTATGTATGCAAATTTTCAAGTGGTCCCTACCACATCTGCTAACAGATGCCTTATACCTCAATAAAAGCTAACCTATATGATGTGATTTATTGGAGAAGAGTAAcgaattaaatatgattttctctcagttcaaaaataaaaatctaaatccCAAGAGCTCTTGTGTACGATTACACACAATTTCTAGAATATAAAATCTAACTCAAGTGGTTGGGCCCTTTATTCACGAGGAAATGACTGCCCAAAGTAGTGAGTCCAATCATAAAATTTTGGGCCTACTAGCCATATGAGGGTGAATAAAGCCATCAATGAGTTGTAACCAAGGGGCCCCCAATGATTGCGCCTACAGTAGATAACAATCACAATTCATATAGATCACTTGGGTGGAAACCCATTACATTGGATGATTTCAAGGTTGAATACAAACTGTGCAATCTCATGTGTAGACTATCATGAATATTACAAGTGCAATACAATACATGATACTAGATACAAATAAAACTAATATGAACCCTTCATTATCCAAATGAGAACCATTATTACCCCAATCAATGGTCAGTAGCAACATTAATAAGGTATCAAACAACAATTCACAATTAGGCTCGACGTCTAAAATTATGCCCACTTGTTGGCAGATTGGCAATCATGATCATGCTCATGACTCAACATGTGTGTGTTTTAGTGTGGAAAGTTAATCTGCATCTATTTACGCCTTCATATAAGTGGAAGAGAAATGTTCCCATAGATCAaccaatcctagccattcaacagACCCATGAACATTGCATGAAGGCCTAATTACTAGGGCCAACTTACAAGAATGCCTTTCCCAATCAATTAGTCCCAGCCATGGTGAGAGTGTCATTTAACGAAAAAGGGAAAATGGTCATGCCCAAATCAGACAAACACTGGAGACAGTAGCAACTGATGGAAATATAATGTATAACGTTTTTCTTACACAATAACTTTGGCTCATGATCATGAACAACACTTTTAAAAGATGAATAATGAGAAAGAGAAACATAGTGGTCACGAATCACATATCTTGGCTACACAAAGTCATGACTTTCGATTatatgagaaattgtttgattatTATAGTCTCAATTATTTGATGTATGTTCGGCTCTGATATCAAATGTAATAATTCAAATCAACAGATCTCCATCTAGCATATGCAAGAGACTGTAATTAGAGATATGCCCTTGGCATCCACTATCGTTAGCGGTGGAGGTCATTGGAGAAGATAAATTGAGTCGCCgaatcttcctcattttccttACCCTATTCCAATAGGAAAATGCCTTAACAGATTGAGTAGATTTGGGGACCGAGCATCCTTATATGATGTATTAGGTTGGTTATGATCCTAATTATCGATGGAATTGCCACTGAATCCACCAACTCCACACATCACTCTCTCTTGAACAATGGAGAGATAAGCTTTAGATTCTTTGATAAAATCAAGTTTAATATTCTAGGGTCCATTTGAGaattattgatgtagagcgggtcagggacagttacatggccaagatggatcagaaaaagcatggttgacgacagaagtgatccagaccatcgaaccttaaaccgggcgtatcttgcaatccggaataagttatttgacgtaaaatatatgattttggggtagaacaagctactgaagccaaccaacccagctacgtcGGGTTGCATGTGaaacccggaattgcgaaaaacccttggatcgacggtcgtttccctgttttaatttcgtttttaatataaatagtaagttttagtttgattataactcttcatcgtcgggctttaggaattgtgcccaacgtgaaaagaggttagaataattaggagaacggtttgatgaagccaaataggacacttactgtttttggccgaaaaccttgcgcactaatagacatcacgaccgtctataaatagtaagtttactatttatagtaagtcgcggattctaaaagtttgagttgtagtttgattttgatttctttcccattgcttggtacccctatttaaagggttgtgaacttatttttattcatcaattaatcaatttcgaatttattagactTTATTTcgattttctgctttctttcctcgtggattcgagaagtctctgtgaggagtccagagaagctccgtggattcgaagtagttatcctcatcacgttcatccctgcgtcaattataCTCACCACTTTTTTGTGAGGCCCACAAGATACCATTTTAAATTATCTGAATCATCCATTTCATTGCCTACATGGATGATGTTATGTATGGCATATAATTTTAACAGTTTTATGCTGATAAAAACTTTATTACATATCTATTTAAAAAGAATTTAGTCTCCAACTCTTGTCACACGAAAGATGCCGTAATCCTATTAACGGTGTATGATGAAGAGAAGAATGGAACGAATTACAACTCTATTATCCGTTGATTAAAAAAAGAACCAAACAATTAATGATTTACTACAAATCATCATGATAAAGAAGTCCACATGTATGCGCTTTTGTACACCAAATCACATGAGATCTTTTGGCTTAATTAATGGAATTTTTTCAACTaatttgattttataaacatgaattaagAATAATAGTTTTACAATTTAATTAGTTTAAAATAAAGTAATATATGCCAAATGGATACTTACTCATgcttcagtggtagactcacaagagtttcaacataaggtaatgggtttgagtacccattatggtgaaaaaccattgtggtgtgtgggggggtgtgtgtgtgtaagggaAGCAAGCCTTTAAGGACTAGGGCTTTCTACTAGATAAGGGGATATGAAACAAGCATGAGAAGCAGTCACTCCCATCAAAACATTGTAAGCAGGCATGATAGTCACTCTTAAAGTAATAGCATAGAAAGTGGAAAGGAaaaacatcttcttcttttttttttctcataaatggtttttttttaatttttattttattttatttttattttttattttttttgtacatttataaTTTACAGGATTGGCATTTTATGTTCAGTATCCATATCTCAAAAAGTTAAAAAGACTTAATGCAATAACCATGAATGATAGAAATTGAATCCTTTACATAGAGGGGAGGGGTGGATGTAGCCAAGTGGCTCAATGCAATGGATTATGAAGATAAAGAAACCTATTGAATTTTTCTTGTTGATTTCTTGTTAATTTCCCATCATTCCTTGTTGAttactctttttaaaaaaaaaaaaaaatttttttaattttttttctttttaataaagaTGAAGAAACCTAttgaattttctatatttttatagGGGGTTAAGTCCTGACCCTGCTCTAAAAGCAAAGCAAAATGGAAAAAGGAGAATGAAAAGACCAAATGCTCAATCAGTGCACAAGGATAACTTGTGGCTGCCATCAAGAGTCATGTGTAACTCTCCTTGTATGTTTGATGTTTGCGCCTCGACACATTTTAGGTGGTTTTAGATGGCAAGGCTTCTATGTGGGAGCCTTTTCATTTTAGAAAGGGTTCCATgatcattttctgattttgaaaagttTACAAAAGTAATTTTGGCTCTCTTCTTTGTTAGCCACACAAAAATCATAATAATTTTCCTTTCAAAAACTAAAATATGTTTTGAACAtgtaaatttaaaagaaaaatactTTACGGCATATTTGAATGCCCATTTACCATAATAAAGGAACATATAATGATAATGAGTACGAATATCAAATCTTATCTCTTATAAGACCAACTTTTCACATGTTTGGATATGAATGATATAATCATAATAATTGCACTTCTATATGACTGAAATGTCACATCAATAGAGAAAATACAgtgatttttcaatttggataggAGATTTCaataaaatacaatgtaaaaTTTGTAATGATTGCCCAGTCCTTCATCGatctcatttttcatttttaattgacTATCATATTACATGCtaattttcatatttaaataaACATTGTAAATTTATAATAATTGCCTTTTCAAATTCTTTTATCATGGTAAATgacaatccaaacaagcccttaatacTCTACTAAGTTCGATGGATGATAGCATAAACAATTAAAAGTTACTGAAACTGCATATGTGGCATAAAAGCAATTCAAAGTGACAGAAATTACTCTAATTTGGCTATCTACGTTTAAATTGCTTGACATTAATATAATGGTTAAAAATGGAAAATATATAAAGtcttattgcaaaaaaaaaaaaaaaaaaaacaaacaaaacaaattaTGCCCATGAATTAAGTAATAAAATTGCTCAACTAATCTTATTTTTAGGCCGTGACTTAGCATTACAACAGTGTTATTGACATTCGATATCCGATTTTGTCACATGACAAGTGCATGCGTGCCAGAATTGAATTTGCGACTCAATTCAAAcagaacaactatgaccccaagcgctAAGATAGGAAAATACATAGTATATGACTAAGATCGAATAGGATTGGtctcctattcagccacttgctagTATATAAATAGGATCCGACGATATTCAAAAGTTATGGTttatcctctgatgatgggttacatcTTTGCCTTCCATAtcaaaggacttttcaatatggataaaATATCGAGAAAGGAAATCTTATAATTGGTCATGAAGAGCACCAGTAAAACACCTTCCCACATGGAAAACTGAATCTAACATATGAGCGTAGATCCAAATTATAACTAACATTACcaactacttgattaatgctacatataacactatggaatgtaaacaacaacgacaagtaaatgattacactaagaaatgttattgactgacagaaaaagtgaagtgattacactaaggaatataaataacgagtaattgaaagatatattgagtTTGTATGAGACAATCTTTTTGTTGaattcctctactatttataaCTTTAATCCGACCATCTAGATGCTTTCCACGTTCTGACAgttgttgtaatcatttcatcaCTACATAACCTTTTGGATGCTTCCTATATTCTAATAACTATTGTAATTGTTTCAACAGTATATGGCATTCTAGAGACTTTCTTCTAAACTTACACATGTCCTAGTAACTGCTCCAGACCTTTTTCTTGATTTAATTGCATTTCACTCGATCTCTCGGTCGACCTCTTGGATGATTATCGGTTGCTTGATCGACTTCCTAGATAATATTGATTACTTGATTGGCCTTTTAGATGACTATCGACAGCTTGATAGACCTGCTTGAAGACTATTGACAATTTGATCGACTTCCTAGATGATTATCGGTTGCTTGGTTTGCCTCTTGGATGATTATCGACTACTTGGTCTGCTTTTGAATTCCTCTCAGCTGCTCACTGTTTTACTATTCTGTCAGTTGTGATTCCATAAAAAAAACTCCAAGCATCTTTgaagatctttagcatgtaatatttttttcttattataaCACGTGTCATTTCCAATTGAATTTCCATAATTTAGTAAGTTTAACTAGGAATACGGTATAACAAGTGTATTCTACAATTTAGTAAGTTTAAttagagttaatatatgccacatgtatcATTCGTAAGTGTGTGTGTATCAAATATCCTACTCAACTAAAATATCAAAGAAGCTgccaattttaaaatatatatcacATTCTGATATGTAGTAGCTTAAATTCATTTGATCCTACATTTCTATCGGTTTGAATCCAACCGCACCCATTCTTAGTCTAGCCTTAAAGGCCCACATTAATTTATCTAAAAATGTAGGAACTTCTCTTGATGTTTGatcttttactctcttttttcttaACATTTTTGCTATCTATGTACGTTGTTTTTGGTTGCATTTGgtttaaatttataatttttgctAACTAATCATATGCATTGAATTGAGTTGATGTAATTCCTTTGTAGTCTTATGTGATTTGGTTTGCTTCTCTATGTTGATCAGATTGAAAATGACAAAATTCAGACCATCTAAATTGATGTAATTTATGGCTACTAATTTCTTCTTTATCCACAATGTTTAGTTACGAGAATTAGGAGAttgatgaaagcatttcatgaattGAAAGGATTGATCGATATCACAAAAGTAACAAATTGAGAATATGAATTTAAATAGGACAAGGTATTTTTTTTAAGTCTCACAAGCAACTACTTATAGCCAAGaatggtagactctgaggagtttcaacatgaggtcttgggttcaatacacataggtggtgaaattccactatgtcgtgtgtgggtgcatgtgtaaaaaaaaaaaaaggttttgcaTGTGAGGTCAACTATTTACACATGTTATGGCATGTCCACGTGAACCATTGAGATGTCGCCACATGTCGACACTACATATGAATGATGGAGGAAATCCTATTCGCCTCTCAAGAATATTTTTTGCCCCCTATGACCATCACCCTTCCAAATCTATATAAG of the Magnolia sinica isolate HGM2019 chromosome 7, MsV1, whole genome shotgun sequence genome contains:
- the LOC131251796 gene encoding auxin-responsive protein SAUR76-like, with product MAKGGKLAKLKCMIKKWQSASKLGRTNSSISANDDYDGSWRAAPAGQVDGLQAVYVGKSRRRYLISSHLVDHPLFRELADRSSPGGPNDAMIVGCEVVLFEHLLWMLENADPQPESLDELVEFYAC